The stretch of DNA GAATAAATTTAATGTCTTTCAAGATAATTATGAAATACATTTTAAACCTTTTGGTTTTATCCAACTTTTAAATTCAAGATTAAATATAAATATGAATTTTAAAAATAGTGATGAGTTCTTAGTTTTTTTAAAAAAATATTTTCTAAATAAAAAAGGAATTTAACATTATTTAGAGAAGTAATAATCAGAAGTTTTGTCAAACTTCTCATAAAACCTTCAAAAACTTTATTTGTTTTAAGAGAAAAAAGGAAGATTAATTAAATTAATCTTCCTTTTCTCTTTTTTTAATGCTTTCTATAAATTTTTTGAGGAGGTAACTCTAATGGCTTATCATATGTATTAACATTTTCCCAATTTTGAACTTTCTTAGCCGCTTCATAAACTATTCTAAAAAACTTCATTGCATTTTCTTCTGGAAAAGTTGATTCAAAACAATCTCTTAACTTATAAATAAATTGATTCTCATAAAAAGCTTTATCAACAGAAATTTGAGTCTTTTTATATTCTTCTGGATTATTAGGCCATACAAATCCAAAAAAATATGGTTCTCCTATCTCGTTATTCCCTAAATTAAATCCAAATTCCACCTCTTCTGCATCTACTCCATATCTAAATCCTACAGGTAATGTTGGATCTACTTCAAGAAGTTTTCCAGAGTATCTAACAGTTCCTATATCCATACATCCCCAATAAAAATTAATTTTAGTTCTTCGACCACGAAACGGCGCTGCAAATTTTGTTAAAACTTTATATGCAAATTTTACTAATTTAAACCATTTTTCAACGGCATGTCTGTTATATGATTTATGAAGAATATCATCTTCAAACGGAGTTGTAAAACACCACTCCTGTGGAATTGAATTAATATCAGTTCTGTATCCTAAAAAATTAAGTTTCTCTATAAAATCTTTGTAAAAATGCGCTACTGAAACTCCATCTCTTAGAGGTGTTACAATTTTTTTTCCATGTTCATCATGTATAACCATTTCATGCTTTACAAAATTAAATGAAATCTGAAATATTCCATTATCAGAAAAAATATTTCCTGTTGAAATCCCCGTAGGTGTAATATGAAACATAGCCGACTCCCACTCTGGTTCTTGTGGAATTCTTTCAAGAGCTACCTTTCCTGCCATTTGAATATACATCCCTAATGTATCCACAGTGCTTTTCCATTCTTCATATTTTAAAATATCCATTTTTTCTCCCTTCACATTTTTTATTAATATTTTTTACTATTAAATCAAATAAATCCTTTTCAAAAATAAATTTAATTTATAAAAAAGGAAATAAGTTGTTTAAATGGAAAATAAATGACAAGTGATTATTATTTACATTTTTTATCCCCCCTAAAAATAAAAGTAATGATAAAGAAACCAAGAAGTCTATGATTAATAAGAAGAAAACTTCTCTTATTTTTATAGACTTTTTGATTTTAATAATTTTTTCAAATTATTTAAAATTTTTCTTCATTTTTTCTACAAATTAGTATAAAATATACTTGTAGAATTTATTTGGGAGGGATTTTTTTGAATAAACTAAATCAAAAGAATTGTGTAATCGAAAACGAACTTTGTAAAGAAATAGCAAAAGAATTATTACCAAAATTAGAAAAACTTAATTTCAATTTAAAATCTATAAATCTAGAAATTAATAATGATAATTTACTAAAATTAAAATTAACTAAAAAAATAATCCCATTAGAAAATTTCTAATGGGATTGAGTTTATTAAATTACTTATTATTTATTCTATTATATCTTTGAATTATTTTATTTGATTCATTTACAACTTTATCAACTATTTTATCTACTTTTTCTTTTCCTTCGTAATTTTTTTCAAGAGCTTCAACCATTTTTTCTCTTACCTCTGGAAACACACCTAAAATTGCGCCTTGTGTTACATAAGAAGGTTTTGTTTCTTTTATTTCTGCAACCGCTGTTTTAAATTGTGGATATTTTTCCATATTTTCTTTCATTTCTAAAGTGTTATAAGATTCTTTATTTACTGGATAGTATCCTGTGTTAATAGACCAATACGATTGAACATCCTTAGAAATTGCATATTTTACGAAATCCCAAGCTGATTTTTGAATTATATCATTTGATGAATTTGTTATCCAAAGAGAAGCTCCTCCAACAACACTTCCATTAAATTCTCCTGTTTCATTTGGAATAAATCCTGTTCCAACTTGAAATGGAGAGTTATTTATAACACCTTTTATTCCAGCAGAAGAATCTAGATACATTCCCACTTTTCCAGAAGAAAAAGCTGTTCTTGTAGCATCCCAATCTCTACCGTAAGATGTTGCACTACCATCTTTATACATACCTCTTAACCATCCTAAAATTTGTGGTAAATCTTTTTTATAAGTAACCTCTGTTGGAACCTCTCCTGTTCTTCCATTTTCTTTATTTACATACAACTTATCATTATTAGCTAAAAACTGCTCCACAAACCATCCATACATAATCATAGCAGAACCATATCTATCAACCGATTTATTAGAATTTAATTTTGTTAATTTTTTAGAATACTCAGCATATTCTGAATAACTTCTAGGTGGTTTATTCGGATCTAATCCCACCTCTTTAAAAGCATCTTTATTATAAATTAATATTGCTGTTGAAGAATTAAATGGCATTGAATATAACTCACCACCTATTCTATAATAATTTAATAACGCATCTTCTAAACTATTTACATCAAATGAATCTTCTTTTATAAATTTTTCCATTGGAGTTATTGCTCCACTTCTATACATAAATGCTGTTGATATATCATTCATTTGAATTAGATTAGGTGCATCTTTAGTTCCTGATATGGCTTTAAATTTAGCTATTGTTTCTTCATATGATCCTTGATAAAGAGCCTCAACTTCTACATCATTTTGAGAACTGTTATAATCTTTAACTATTTTATTTAAACTATTTTGTAGTTCTCCACTCATAGAATGCCAAAACACAACCTTTTCTTTTGCTAATATTGTTGTTGAAAGCGTTAATCCTAATGCTAATAATGTCTTAAAATTCATTTTTCCTCCCATTTATTTTTAATATTTTATTCTTTTACAGCTCCCGATGTCATACCTTTTTGAAGTTGATTTTGTCCTAAAAATAAAACTATCAAAGATGGTATTATTACTATAATTACTGCCGCCATTAATACTCCAAAATTTGTGCCCTCTTCAGATTTAATCATCTTTAAGCCAATTTGAATCGTTCTTGATTCTGGTCTTGTTGAAATCATTAACGGCCATAAATACATATTCCATACATTTAAAAAAGAATATATTCCCCAAGTACTTAAAATCCCTTTTGATAAAGGCAATACAATTTTTAAGTAAATAAATAGATGACTACATCCATCAATTTTTGCTGCTTCTATTAAAGATTTATTCAAAGTTTTAAATTGTTGAACCATTAAAAATATTCCTAAACCATTTGCTAAAAATGGTAAAATAATTCCTAATTTTGTATTTAACAATCTCATTTTTAAAATTATAAAATAATTAGGTATAAATATAGCTTCCCAAGGAATAAATATAGAACACATTATCAATATAAAAATTGCTTTTTTTTCTCTAAATTCAACAAATACTAAAGCATAAGCAGTTAAACTACATATTATAATTTGAAAAAACATAGCGGTAATAGATGTTATAAAACTATTTAAAAAAAATTGAAATATTGGTATATTTTTTAAAAGTTCTCTATAATTTATAAAATTTATTTCTGAAGGAATTAATCTCCCACTAACAATATCCTTAGTTGTCATGAAACTCGACATAAAAGAATAAATTATTGGAAAAAAAACTATAATTCCTGAAAAAATAAGTAAAGTATAAAATAATTTTTTTTTCATTTTATTGATAATGCACCTTCCTTTCTAATTTAAATTTAACTACCATTATTATTGTTATTAATAAAAGTAAAAATAAACCTTGAGCACTAGCATAATCAAATCTATAATTACTAAATGCTGTTTTATAAATACTATATACAATTAAGTTTGTTGAGTTAGCTGGTCCTCCACCAGTTAACATATCAACTTGTCCAAAACTTTGAAAAGCTTTCAAAGTAGTTGTAATCAATAGATAAAACAAACTAGGACTTAATAAAGGAATAGTTACTTTAAAAAGTTTTGTAAAATAATTCACTCCATCAATTTCGCAACTTTCATCTATTTCTTGACTTATATTTTGCAGACCAGCGGTTAAGACTAAAAATCCAAACCCTATATTCATCCAAATAGTAGTAAACGCCACAGCCCAAATAGCGTAAGTTGAACTTGTAAACCAGTTTATTGGCAAAATACCAAAAATTTTTAAAATATCATTTACTAATCCTACACTTGGATGAAATAAAAACAAAACAATACTTGAACTTGCTGAAACCGACACTCCCATACTCGATGAAAATAACACTCTAAACAACTTTATTCCTTTTAATTTTTCATTGCATATAATCGCTAAAAATAATGAAATAGCCATACTAAAGAAAACTGTTATAAATGAGAATTTTAAAGTTACTAAAATACTTTCGTAAAATGTTGAATCTGTTAATAATTCATAGAAATTTTCAATTCCAGCAAATCCAACTATCTGTCCTTTTGCATCTGTAAAAGATACTGAATATATAAAAGTTTTTATTAGTGGATAAATATAAAAAGTTATTAAAATTATTAATGATGGTATTGAAAATAAAATCCCTGTTAATTTTTGTTCTTTTTTCATAATCCCTCCTTAGTTAATACTTTATACTATCAATGTTAAAAGATTATAAATTTTATGTAAAAGTTGTGCAAAATTTTATCTTAATAATAATTTTGAAAGAAAACTTTAAATTTCAAGTGGCAATTTAAAAAAATATTATATATAATTAAGAAATAAACTTTAATTTTTTTACTATCTTTTATTAGTAATAAAATGATAGTTTATTTTACGCTAAACAAGGGGAGGCAAATGAAAAACTATAACGATGAAAACAGGAAAATAGAGCTACTTAAATGGTTTTTAGAAAATAATTTTTTTAAAAAAAGAATTGAATTTTATATGGAAAAATTTGAAATCATTTCTAAAATAAAAAATATTAATGAAAAAAGAGAAGCTTTCTATATTTTTCAAAATGAAATTTTAAAAGAATTTGATGAAATGAGCTAAAATAAAAATATAACAAATTTAGGAGGGAATTATGTATTTCAAAATTTTAATATTAATCTCATCTATGATATCTTTAACATCATGTACAACCACTTTTATTAAATCACCATTAACTATAAATAATAAAATTAATAATAATCAAACTCTTACTTTAAAAAGCTTAAGCAATAAAAATATTGGAACTTTAAACACAAATGATAACTGGAATACAGCTAATTTTATAACTCCTAACAAAAAAATATACCCTTTAACTAGAGCTGTTTCAGCTGATGGAATAAAGTTAAATAACGGATCTCTCGTTATTCATTTTAAAGGAAGTGAAGGAATCTTAGAAAAAAATAGTGTTACCACACACTTTACGTTAAACTAATTTTTTTATGTTGCATACCTCTTGAAAAAATGATAAAATATATTCTAACTTATTTTTAGGAAGTGAAGAAATGTATTATAAAAATTATTTTAAGAATATGAGAATAGGAGATAGTTCAATGGAAGGAATCATTTGTATAGATGGTGTTGTTGGTGTTGGAAAAAGTACTTTAGGAGAGATTTTATCTAAAGAGTTTGGATTAATCTTTTTTAAAGAACCAGTACTTGATAATCCACTTCTAGACAAGTTTTATTATGATAAAAAGAGGTATTCTTTTCCTCTACAGGTGTTTTTTTTAAACAAAAGATTTGAAATGATAAAAGAAGCTGAAAAACTTGGTGGATGTGTTATGGATCGTAGTATTTATGGTGATGTTATATTTGCCAAAATGTTAATGGAAGATGGAGATTTATCTCAAGAAGAATTTAAAATCTATGAAGATCTACTTTATAATATGCTTGAGCACTTAAAAAAACCTAAATTAATGATTTATCTTGAAACTAACGTTGATAACGCTATCTCTAAGATTAAATCTCGTGGAAGAGATTATGAGCAAATTGTTGAAAGAAAATATTGGGAAAATCTGAATAAAAATTATACTAGTTATTTTGAAAATTATAATTTATCAGATGTTCTTGTAATAAATGTAGATAATTTAGATATTAGAGATAATCCTGAACACAAAAAATGGTTTATAGAAACTGTTAAAGAGAAGTTAAAAAAAACTTGTTATTAATTTATAAAGAGCACTTAGAATAATTCTAAGTGCTCTTGTTTTATATATTAAAATCTACAAATAGGTTTTTCTTGTCTTTTTTTAGTAAACACAACCTGCCATAGGGCTAACTCTCTCGCTCTAAATGCTCCAGCACAAGATAGTAAATAATATTCCCATATACGTTTAAATTCATTATTATAATAAGGTTTTATTATATCCCAATTTTTTTGAAAATTGTCATACCATACCATCAAAGTTTTGTCATAATCTGGTCCAAAATCATGCCAATCCTCCATATAAAAATAATCTTCTGCTGCTTCTCCAATTTGTTTTATAGATGGAATTGTTCCATTTGGAAAAATATACTTTCTAATCCATTTATCACAATCATCTTTTGTTTTTAACCCTCCTATTGTATGTAATAAAAAAATTCCATTATCATCTAAAAATTCAGAAATTTTTTTCATATATATTTCATAGTTTTTAGGTCCTACATGTTCAAACATACCTATTGAAACAACTCTATCAAATTTCATTCCTGATAATTCTCTATAGTCTGAATATAGAAATTGTATAGGTAAACCTTTACACATTTCTTCTCCCAATTTAATTTGTTCCTTCGACAATGTTATACCTACACACTCTACTCCGTAATTTTCTACTGCATATTTCATAAAGGGACCCCAGCCACATCCTACATCTAGTACTTTCATTCCTGGTTTTAATCCAATCTTTTTACAAATTAAATCTAATTTATTTTCCTGAGCTTCATCTATATTTTTAGCATTAGCCCAATAACCGCAACTATAGACCATTCTAGAATCAAGCATATTTTTAAATAAAACATTTCCTGTGTCATAGTGAAAAGAAATATCTTTTTTACACTCAGCTATACTTTGATGATTAAAAAAACTCTTTATTTTTTCCTTTGCCGCAGTCATTACAATCTCGTGATTATATTTCTCTTCTAAATTTCCTCTTAAAAGTTTATGAATAAAAGTATCAAGATTTTTACAATTCCACCATTCATCCATATAACTTTCTCCTAATCCTAAACTACCATCTGAAAGTACTCGACTGAAAAATCTTTCATCTGTAACCTCTATATCCCAAGGATTATTACCATTAATTTTTATATTTGCTTCTTGTAGTAAATTTATAACCGCTTCTTTTGAGTTCATTATCTTCCCTCCTAACAATTATTTTCGTCTACATTGTACAAAACTTAACTAATAATTCCTTGTTATATTTGAATTTAATTATTTTTACCAAATTCAAAATATATATTTGATATAATTTCAAATTGTTCTTGCTTAAAATCATATTCTAAATCTTTTAAAAGCTTTTTTTGAAGAATTTCACTTTTTTGGCTATATATAAAATTTAATTGTTGATCATATCTTAATCCAATGCTTACTCCTATTTTCCATTTTAAAAAATCATTAAAAGTATCTTCACTATATTCTTTGGGGATTTCAATCTTCTCAAAGTTTATCTTATCAAAAACTACTAATATCATTTCAAATTTTTTATTTTTTATCTTTTTATTTTCCATTTTCTTTTCCTATCTCAATGGGATTAGATTTATTTTCACTCCACTCCATCCATCCATTAGAGTAAAGAGAATTGTTATTTGCTCCCATAACTTCTGAATAAAATAAAACTTCAGCAGCTCTCCAACCTGATCCACAGAAAAATGTTAATTCTTTATTTGGATCAATTCCTAGCTCTAACCACATTGAATTTATTTCGTTTGCATTTCTCATAGTATTATCAATATTTCTATAATCTTCTAAAGTTGTAGATTTTGTTCCTGCTTTTCCCCATACTGATCCTGGAATTCTTCCTTTTCTATCCATATACGAATAACCTGACTCTTCTCCTATTCTTTCTTTATAAGATCTTATATCAACTAAAATTTGTGAGTTTTTATTATCCTTTAATACTTTTTTAACTTCTTGTTCATTTAAAATTAACTTTTTATTTATAGGTTTTTTTGATCCAAAATCTTTAATTGGTGTGCTTTTTACTATTCCCATTTCAGTTTCATAACCTGCATCTTTCCAAGCATCTAAACCACCATTTAAAACTCTAACATCTTTTACACCTAAATATTTCAAAATTATAGCTAATCTATATGATGCCATTACATTATCACCATATAAAACAATTGAATCATTTTTAGATATTCCCATCTCTTCAGCAAATTTAATAAGATTTTCATCTGTATTTATCATCCATTTTGGAGGTGGTTCGATACTATCTGTATTTATATGTGGAGCTCCTGGTATATGACCAGCTACATAAACTGCAGCATCTTTTAAACTCCCCCAAGAAACTTCAAAAACCTTAACTTCTTTTTTATCCATAGCATTTTTTACCCAAGAAGCTGGAACCAAAATTTCATAATTTTTATAACTTTCAAAAGGTAACTTATTATAATCTTCATTATTTTTTAGATTATAAAAATAAATATTTTGAATTCCATTCTTTTTAAAATAGTTACTTATTTGTTCCATATTAGTTTCTGATACACCATATAAAATAATATTTTTTTCAGAATTTATTCCCTTTTCTAAAAGTCTTTCTTTTAAAATTTCTTCATTTTTATTATCTAAATATTTTTTATTCAACCAATTATAAGAGAAATCAGTTGCTCCCTTTATATGCCCAGTTGTTTTTAAATTAGATAAATTCCATCCATTGTATTCATTAGTATCTCTTGTATCAACTAAAATCCAATTTGGATTATTTATTTTTTCCAATATTTCATTTGTTGTTATATTTTTTCCAAACAATATTGATGATAATATAATTATTAAAACTAATACTTTTTTCATTATGTGATTCTCCCTATATATAATCTAGACAACACTCTGTCCAAATAAACTCTTTTACTTTTAACCTAAAAGCTATCACCTCAATTAAATCACTTCAAAATAATCACCTCGCAATCTATAATATACATTAATTTTCTAATTTTATCTATAAAAAAAAGCTAAGGCAATTAAATATAACCTTAACTTATTTTCATTTTTTAATTTTATTTGTATAGATAAGAACTAATTATAAACAAAATACACACAATAAAAATTAATATAGTATAAATATAATCATTTTTTCTGAAAATATAATTTTTTAATCTTGTTCGTGTTGCTCCATTTCCATATCCTCTTACTTCCATAGAAACTGCTAAATGAACTGCATTTTGAATCCCTGACGTAATTATAGGAAAAAAAAGTGTTGGTATATTCTTGAATTTTTCTTTCTTTGACATAAGACTATAATCTATACCCCTTGCTTTTTGAGCTAAAACTATTCTTTTACCTTCTTCTTCTAACATTGGAATAAATTTAAAAGATAACGCTGTTATAACGCTAATTGATTCTGTTGGTATTTTAAATAATTTTAATGGTGATAGTGTCTTTTCAATAACAAATCCAATTTCTCTTACCTCCATTTTAGATATCATCGAAGTTGCTAAAAATATTATTATTATTACTCTAAATACAAATAAAATTATAAAGAGTATACTTTTTTGCATAAAGAAAAATTTTATAAAAATTATTGATAAAAATAATCCAATACAAGATTTTAAAACTTTTTTTAATTTATTCAAATCTATTGAAAATAACTTTAATTGAAAAAATATGAAAGGAATAATTATTATAATCTCATAATATTTTTTTATACAACCTAGTGTAATTATATAAAATATTGTTGTATAAAATATTGTTCTAGGATCAAACTTCTTATTAGTCATTTTTTAATCCTTTCTAAAAGTTCATCTATATTT from Candidatus Cetobacterium colombiensis encodes:
- a CDS encoding carbohydrate ABC transporter permease, with amino-acid sequence MTTKDIVSGRLIPSEINFINYRELLKNIPIFQFFLNSFITSITAMFFQIIICSLTAYALVFVEFREKKAIFILIMCSIFIPWEAIFIPNYFIILKMRLLNTKLGIILPFLANGLGIFLMVQQFKTLNKSLIEAAKIDGCSHLFIYLKIVLPLSKGILSTWGIYSFLNVWNMYLWPLMISTRPESRTIQIGLKMIKSEEGTNFGVLMAAVIIVIIPSLIVLFLGQNQLQKGMTSGAVKE
- a CDS encoding deoxynucleoside kinase, coding for MYYKNYFKNMRIGDSSMEGIICIDGVVGVGKSTLGEILSKEFGLIFFKEPVLDNPLLDKFYYDKKRYSFPLQVFFLNKRFEMIKEAEKLGGCVMDRSIYGDVIFAKMLMEDGDLSQEEFKIYEDLLYNMLEHLKKPKLMIYLETNVDNAISKIKSRGRDYEQIVERKYWENLNKNYTSYFENYNLSDVLVINVDNLDIRDNPEHKKWFIETVKEKLKKTCY
- a CDS encoding carbohydrate ABC transporter permease produces the protein MKKEQKLTGILFSIPSLIILITFYIYPLIKTFIYSVSFTDAKGQIVGFAGIENFYELLTDSTFYESILVTLKFSFITVFFSMAISLFLAIICNEKLKGIKLFRVLFSSSMGVSVSASSSIVLFLFHPSVGLVNDILKIFGILPINWFTSSTYAIWAVAFTTIWMNIGFGFLVLTAGLQNISQEIDESCEIDGVNYFTKLFKVTIPLLSPSLFYLLITTTLKAFQSFGQVDMLTGGGPANSTNLIVYSIYKTAFSNYRFDYASAQGLFLLLLITIIMVVKFKLERKVHYQ
- a CDS encoding DUF5996 family protein, with the protein product MDILKYEEWKSTVDTLGMYIQMAGKVALERIPQEPEWESAMFHITPTGISTGNIFSDNGIFQISFNFVKHEMVIHDEHGKKIVTPLRDGVSVAHFYKDFIEKLNFLGYRTDINSIPQEWCFTTPFEDDILHKSYNRHAVEKWFKLVKFAYKVLTKFAAPFRGRRTKINFYWGCMDIGTVRYSGKLLEVDPTLPVGFRYGVDAEEVEFGFNLGNNEIGEPYFFGFVWPNNPEEYKKTQISVDKAFYENQFIYKLRDCFESTFPEENAMKFFRIVYEAAKKVQNWENVNTYDKPLELPPQKIYRKH
- a CDS encoding sulfurtransferase, with the translated sequence MKKVLVLIIILSSILFGKNITTNEILEKINNPNWILVDTRDTNEYNGWNLSNLKTTGHIKGATDFSYNWLNKKYLDNKNEEILKERLLEKGINSEKNIILYGVSETNMEQISNYFKKNGIQNIYFYNLKNNEDYNKLPFESYKNYEILVPASWVKNAMDKKEVKVFEVSWGSLKDAAVYVAGHIPGAPHINTDSIEPPPKWMINTDENLIKFAEEMGISKNDSIVLYGDNVMASYRLAIILKYLGVKDVRVLNGGLDAWKDAGYETEMGIVKSTPIKDFGSKKPINKKLILNEQEVKKVLKDNKNSQILVDIRSYKERIGEESGYSYMDRKGRIPGSVWGKAGTKSTTLEDYRNIDNTMRNANEINSMWLELGIDPNKELTFFCGSGWRAAEVLFYSEVMGANNNSLYSNGWMEWSENKSNPIEIGKENGK
- a CDS encoding energy-coupling factor transporter transmembrane component T family protein, encoding MTNKKFDPRTIFYTTIFYIITLGCIKKYYEIIIIIPFIFFQLKLFSIDLNKLKKVLKSCIGLFLSIIFIKFFFMQKSILFIILFVFRVIIIIFLATSMISKMEVREIGFVIEKTLSPLKLFKIPTESISVITALSFKFIPMLEEEGKRIVLAQKARGIDYSLMSKKEKFKNIPTLFFPIITSGIQNAVHLAVSMEVRGYGNGATRTRLKNYIFRKNDYIYTILIFIVCILFIISSYLYK
- the cfa gene encoding cyclopropane fatty acyl phospholipid synthase, whose translation is MNSKEAVINLLQEANIKINGNNPWDIEVTDERFFSRVLSDGSLGLGESYMDEWWNCKNLDTFIHKLLRGNLEEKYNHEIVMTAAKEKIKSFFNHQSIAECKKDISFHYDTGNVLFKNMLDSRMVYSCGYWANAKNIDEAQENKLDLICKKIGLKPGMKVLDVGCGWGPFMKYAVENYGVECVGITLSKEQIKLGEEMCKGLPIQFLYSDYRELSGMKFDRVVSIGMFEHVGPKNYEIYMKKISEFLDDNGIFLLHTIGGLKTKDDCDKWIRKYIFPNGTIPSIKQIGEAAEDYFYMEDWHDFGPDYDKTLMVWYDNFQKNWDIIKPYYNNEFKRIWEYYLLSCAGAFRARELALWQVVFTKKRQEKPICRF
- a CDS encoding ABC transporter substrate-binding protein, coding for MNFKTLLALGLTLSTTILAKEKVVFWHSMSGELQNSLNKIVKDYNSSQNDVEVEALYQGSYEETIAKFKAISGTKDAPNLIQMNDISTAFMYRSGAITPMEKFIKEDSFDVNSLEDALLNYYRIGGELYSMPFNSSTAILIYNKDAFKEVGLDPNKPPRSYSEYAEYSKKLTKLNSNKSVDRYGSAMIMYGWFVEQFLANNDKLYVNKENGRTGEVPTEVTYKKDLPQILGWLRGMYKDGSATSYGRDWDATRTAFSSGKVGMYLDSSAGIKGVINNSPFQVGTGFIPNETGEFNGSVVGGASLWITNSSNDIIQKSAWDFVKYAISKDVQSYWSINTGYYPVNKESYNTLEMKENMEKYPQFKTAVAEIKETKPSYVTQGAILGVFPEVREKMVEALEKNYEGKEKVDKIVDKVVNESNKIIQRYNRINNK